The Mauremys reevesii isolate NIE-2019 linkage group 1, ASM1616193v1, whole genome shotgun sequence genome has a segment encoding these proteins:
- the NDUFA5 gene encoding NADH dehydrogenase [ubiquinone] 1 alpha subcomplex subunit 5, which produces MAGALKKTTGLVGLAVSETPHEHLRILYTKILTALQKIPKDAAYRKYTEQIVNERLNMVKTEPNVQKLEDKMKSGQIEEVIIQAESELFLARKMAQWKPWEPLVEEPPTDQWRWPI; this is translated from the exons ATGGCCGGGGCGCTGAAGAAG ACTACTGGGCTCGTGGGACTAGCTGTATCTGAGACTCCTCACGAG CACCTGAGAATACTGTATACAAAAATCCTCACTGCTCTGCAGAAGATCCCCAAAGATGCAGCATATAGGAAATACACTGAACAGATTGTAAATGAGCGGCTTAACATGGTAAAAACA GAACCTAATGTGCAAAAACTAGAAGACAAAATGAAAAGTGGTCAGATAGAAGAAGTGATAATACAG GCTGAAAGTGAGCTCTTTCTGGCAAGAAAAATGGCACAGTGGAAACCATGGGAGCCTTTAGTTGAAGAACCTCCTACTGACCAATGGCGATGGCCAATATAA